Proteins encoded within one genomic window of Spirulina major PCC 6313:
- the leuS gene encoding leucine--tRNA ligase yields the protein MESRYQADAIESKWQQYWAEQGLDQTSTDPSKPKFYALSMFPYPSGNLHMGHVRNYVITDVIARLKRMQGYRVLHPMGWDAFGLPAENAAIDRGIPPADWTLQNIAQMREQLKELGLSIDWEREVATCAPDYYRWTQWLFLQFFDSGLAYQKEAAVNWDPIDQTVLANEQVDADGNSWRSGAKVERKLLRQWFLKITDYAEALLQDLNQLDGWPDRVKLMQENWIGKSVGAYLEFPIVGSEEKVAVFTTRPDTVYGVTYVVLAPEHPLVQQVTTSDRTAAVAAFIAAMATTSEQDRTAEDRPKRGIPTGGMVVNPFTGEAVPIWIADYVLYEYGTGAVMGVPAHDTRDFIFATQNELPIKTVIIPDGGDKDEPLTAAYTEPGIMVNSGAFDGTPSVEGKGKAIAFAEAQGYGKARIQYRLRDWLISRQRYWGCPIPVIHCPSCGTVPVPADQLPVELPRQVEFSGRGPSPLAKIGDWVNVPCPSCGEPAQRETDTMDTFIDSSWYFLRYTDALNAETAFSAAAANDWMAVDQYVGGIEHAILHLLYSRFFTKVLRDRNLITVDEPFKRLLTQGMVQGLTYKNPKTSKYIPSDLVNPDDPKDPTTGDPLEVFYEKMSKSKYNGVDPKAVLGKYGADTARMFILFKAPPEKDLEWDDADVEGQFRFLNRVWRLVQEFAGTTTQASSGELTKVEKELRRAIHGAIAAISEDLDGDYQFNTAVSELMKLSNALNDATCTASPVYREGIHTLLPLLAPFAPHLAEELWHQLGQSGSIHQQPWPEADPDALTVDEIPLVVQVMGKKRDLIQVPAGASKAELEAYARASDKVQSYLQGNEIKKVIIVPGKLVNFVIVPR from the coding sequence GTGGAATCCCGCTATCAAGCCGATGCGATCGAATCAAAATGGCAACAGTATTGGGCTGAACAGGGGTTAGACCAGACATCAACCGACCCCAGCAAGCCGAAATTTTACGCCCTGTCTATGTTTCCCTACCCCTCCGGGAATCTGCACATGGGCCATGTGCGCAACTATGTCATTACCGATGTGATCGCCCGCTTGAAGCGGATGCAAGGGTATCGCGTGCTGCATCCGATGGGGTGGGATGCCTTTGGCTTACCGGCGGAAAATGCGGCGATCGATCGCGGCATTCCCCCGGCGGATTGGACATTACAGAACATCGCCCAGATGCGCGAGCAGTTGAAAGAGTTGGGGCTCTCGATTGATTGGGAGCGCGAGGTGGCCACCTGTGCGCCGGACTATTACCGTTGGACGCAATGGCTCTTTTTGCAATTTTTTGATAGTGGTTTGGCCTATCAAAAAGAGGCGGCGGTGAATTGGGACCCCATCGATCAAACGGTGCTCGCCAATGAGCAGGTGGACGCGGATGGCAATTCTTGGCGGTCTGGGGCGAAGGTGGAGCGGAAACTGTTGCGGCAGTGGTTTTTAAAAATTACCGACTATGCCGAAGCCCTGTTACAGGATTTAAACCAGCTTGATGGTTGGCCCGATCGCGTCAAACTGATGCAAGAAAACTGGATCGGCAAGTCCGTCGGGGCCTATTTAGAATTTCCCATCGTGGGCAGTGAGGAAAAAGTGGCGGTGTTCACGACGCGCCCCGATACGGTCTATGGTGTGACCTATGTGGTGTTGGCTCCGGAACATCCGTTAGTGCAGCAGGTGACGACGAGCGATCGCACCGCTGCCGTGGCCGCCTTCATCGCCGCCATGGCCACCACCAGCGAACAAGACCGCACCGCCGAAGACCGCCCCAAACGCGGCATCCCCACCGGGGGAATGGTGGTCAATCCCTTCACCGGGGAGGCAGTGCCGATCTGGATCGCGGATTATGTGCTGTATGAGTACGGTACAGGGGCCGTGATGGGGGTTCCCGCCCACGATACGCGGGACTTTATCTTTGCGACCCAGAATGAGTTACCGATTAAAACCGTGATTATTCCCGACGGGGGCGATAAAGACGAACCCTTGACGGCGGCCTATACCGAGCCGGGGATTATGGTGAATTCTGGCGCGTTCGACGGTACACCGTCCGTTGAGGGCAAGGGCAAGGCGATCGCCTTCGCCGAGGCCCAGGGCTACGGCAAAGCGCGGATTCAATACCGGCTGCGGGATTGGTTGATTTCGCGGCAACGGTATTGGGGTTGTCCGATTCCGGTGATCCATTGCCCCAGTTGTGGGACGGTTCCGGTTCCGGCGGATCAGTTGCCCGTGGAACTGCCCCGACAGGTGGAATTTTCGGGGCGTGGGCCGTCGCCCTTGGCGAAGATTGGCGATTGGGTGAATGTGCCTTGTCCCAGTTGCGGCGAACCGGCCCAGCGGGAAACGGATACGATGGACACCTTTATTGATTCGTCGTGGTATTTTCTGCGCTATACCGATGCGTTGAATGCGGAGACGGCGTTTAGTGCGGCGGCGGCCAATGATTGGATGGCGGTGGATCAATATGTGGGGGGAATTGAACACGCGATTTTACACCTGTTGTATTCGCGCTTTTTTACGAAGGTGTTGCGCGATCGCAACCTGATCACCGTCGATGAACCCTTTAAACGCCTCCTCACCCAAGGCATGGTACAGGGTCTCACCTACAAAAACCCCAAAACGAGCAAATACATCCCTTCAGATCTCGTCAACCCTGATGATCCCAAAGATCCCACCACGGGCGACCCGTTGGAAGTCTTTTACGAAAAAATGTCCAAATCGAAATACAACGGCGTAGACCCCAAAGCCGTTTTGGGCAAATATGGGGCGGATACGGCGCGGATGTTCATTCTTTTTAAAGCGCCGCCGGAAAAGGATTTGGAATGGGATGATGCGGATGTGGAGGGGCAATTCCGCTTTTTAAATCGGGTGTGGCGGTTGGTGCAGGAGTTTGCCGGGACGACGACCCAGGCGAGTAGCGGCGAATTAACCAAGGTAGAGAAGGAGTTACGGCGGGCGATTCATGGCGCGATCGCCGCCATTTCCGAAGACCTCGACGGCGATTATCAATTTAATACCGCCGTTTCGGAGTTGATGAAACTGAGCAACGCCCTCAACGATGCCACCTGTACTGCGTCCCCCGTCTACCGCGAAGGGATTCACACCCTCTTGCCGTTGCTCGCCCCCTTCGCCCCCCACCTCGCCGAAGAACTCTGGCACCAGTTGGGGCAATCCGGCTCAATCCATCAACAACCCTGGCCCGAAGCCGATCCCGATGCCTTAACCGTGGACGAAATTCCCTTAGTGGTGCAGGTGATGGGCAAAAAACGGGATCTGATCCAAGTCCCCGCCGGAGCGAGCAAAGCCGAACTCGAAGCCTATGCCCGCGCCTCGGACAAGGTGCAGAGCTATCTCCAAGGCAACGAGATCAAGAAGGTGATTATCGTGCCGGGCAAACTGGTGAATTTCGTGATTGTGCCGCGTTAA
- a CDS encoding glycosyltransferase family 4 protein, whose amino-acid sequence MPIGLIHPTGNPFARQAAQALAELGELGAIATSLAYNPDRPWAKSLSHRAPALAQELSRRTWIAPPGVPLYPYPTREILRLLLLRTGLPQRCGYNPQRLTDWVYRGVDRAVARHHLHRWAGVYAYEDGAAAMFAIAASLGLTCFYDLPIVYYRRSQQIQQAEADRFPELAPALLSLHEPAAKLARKDFELHHADRIIVPSTQVKQSLAPTGIDPDRVSVVPFGAPVDYLYPSPQRDRPVRILFVGRVGPRKGVHHLIQGWRSLQPLAAELHLVGINEFPPGWLDPERDRFTYHPSIPHHHLIHHYHRASVFVLPSLIEGLALVLLEAMACGLPIITTPNSGAADILTDGVEGWLIPAGDAEAIASRLQWCVEHPDELAAMGRAARRRAEIYTWERYRTRLKTVITHTLTLPKRS is encoded by the coding sequence ATGCCGATTGGTCTGATTCATCCTACGGGTAATCCTTTTGCGCGACAGGCGGCCCAAGCCTTGGCGGAATTGGGGGAGTTGGGGGCGATCGCCACCAGCCTCGCCTACAATCCTGATCGCCCCTGGGCCAAATCGTTAAGCCACCGTGCCCCCGCCCTCGCCCAGGAACTCAGCCGCCGCACCTGGATCGCGCCGCCGGGTGTGCCGCTTTATCCCTACCCGACTCGCGAAATTCTTCGCCTCCTGCTCCTGCGCACGGGGCTGCCCCAACGCTGTGGTTACAATCCCCAACGGCTGACGGATTGGGTCTATCGGGGGGTGGATCGGGCGGTGGCGCGGCACCATCTGCACCGCTGGGCGGGGGTCTATGCCTATGAAGATGGGGCGGCGGCGATGTTTGCGATCGCCGCTTCCCTCGGTCTCACCTGCTTTTATGATCTGCCCATTGTCTACTATCGCCGCAGCCAACAGATTCAACAGGCCGAGGCGGACCGCTTCCCCGAACTTGCCCCCGCCCTGCTTTCTCTCCATGAACCCGCCGCTAAACTGGCCCGCAAGGATTTCGAGTTGCACCACGCCGATCGCATCATCGTCCCCTCTACCCAAGTGAAGCAATCCCTTGCCCCCACCGGGATTGACCCTGACCGGGTGAGCGTCGTTCCCTTTGGTGCGCCGGTGGATTATCTCTATCCATCCCCCCAGCGCGATCGCCCGGTTCGGATTCTCTTTGTTGGTCGGGTCGGCCCGCGCAAAGGGGTTCACCACCTCATCCAAGGGTGGCGATCGCTCCAACCCCTCGCGGCGGAACTGCACCTCGTCGGGATTAACGAATTCCCTCCCGGTTGGCTCGATCCGGAGCGCGATCGCTTCACCTACCACCCCTCCATCCCCCATCACCACCTGATCCACCACTACCACCGCGCCAGCGTTTTCGTCCTGCCTTCCTTGATCGAAGGTCTCGCCCTCGTCCTCCTCGAAGCCATGGCCTGCGGTTTGCCAATCATCACCACCCCCAATTCCGGCGCGGCGGACATCCTCACCGATGGCGTTGAAGGCTGGCTCATTCCGGCCGGTGATGCTGAGGCGATCGCATCTCGTCTGCAATGGTGCGTTGAGCATCCCGACGAATTAGCCGCCATGGGTCGCGCCGCCCGCCGTCGTGCTGAAATCTACACCTGGGAACGCTATCGCACCCGCTTAAAAACAGTGATTACCCACACCCTTACCCTGCCAAAAAGATCGTAA
- the wzy gene encoding O-antigen polysaccharide polymerase Wzy encodes MGTLLIGFIVLTIIIYVSFRDWRRAVKSVFFILIFDGALRKWVLPQASEALYFLKDFVLFGAYLRYYFYPNPDEPRHPLQNNFITILILLASGWCIFQAFNPRLGSVIVGLFGVKAYLFYIPMLWMLPTLFRSEEELYIFLRNHLAVFIPVGILGIVQFFSPIDSPINQYIPGRNEPIATFGFGGSFNVRITGTFSYLNSYQGYLSSCFGLIIPLLSVPKSRRWQLILYCTVFLLMLNSFMTGSRTPVITAILFLIGYFGMRAINKPENLLIWTGRLIPFVLVAGPIFWFGFRQVVESFWARVASNSDLGSRIFLGFVGPFDLVSLTGLDGYGAGATHVGGLSLRGALGLAAGSPLPVELEPEMGRVALELGPIGFMFWYGMRVAIIGALLLTFFALKRRFLRDLALAGTLIHLILFISQMVFHNTFSLYYWFYTGFIFMLPWLERVENWREQQLWYEQQQHYADWSDSSYG; translated from the coding sequence TTGGGTACGTTGCTGATTGGCTTTATCGTCTTAACTATCATTATCTATGTCTCATTTCGAGATTGGCGACGAGCGGTGAAATCCGTCTTTTTCATCTTGATTTTTGATGGAGCACTGCGAAAATGGGTGTTACCTCAAGCCAGTGAAGCCCTTTACTTCCTCAAAGACTTTGTCCTTTTCGGGGCCTATCTCCGCTATTACTTCTATCCCAACCCCGACGAACCCCGCCATCCCCTCCAAAACAACTTCATTACAATCCTGATTCTTCTCGCCTCTGGTTGGTGTATTTTTCAAGCCTTCAATCCTCGCTTAGGATCAGTCATTGTCGGGTTATTTGGTGTTAAAGCCTATCTGTTCTACATCCCCATGCTGTGGATGCTGCCGACCTTATTTCGATCGGAAGAAGAACTGTATATTTTTCTGCGCAATCACCTTGCCGTTTTTATTCCCGTCGGTATCCTCGGCATTGTGCAATTTTTTAGCCCCATTGATAGCCCGATCAATCAATACATTCCAGGGCGAAATGAGCCGATCGCTACCTTTGGCTTTGGGGGATCTTTCAATGTCCGCATTACTGGCACATTCTCCTATCTCAATAGTTACCAAGGTTATCTTTCATCCTGTTTTGGTCTGATCATCCCGTTGCTCTCGGTTCCTAAATCACGTCGCTGGCAACTGATTTTATATTGCACCGTTTTCCTCCTCATGCTCAATAGTTTTATGACGGGTTCACGCACCCCTGTGATCACCGCGATTTTATTTTTAATCGGCTATTTTGGGATGCGGGCGATTAACAAACCAGAAAATCTGTTGATCTGGACGGGTCGCTTAATTCCCTTTGTATTAGTGGCGGGGCCGATTTTTTGGTTTGGCTTTCGGCAGGTGGTGGAATCTTTTTGGGCGCGGGTTGCCTCTAACTCAGATTTAGGGAGTCGGATTTTTCTGGGTTTTGTGGGGCCCTTTGATTTAGTGAGTTTGACGGGATTAGATGGCTATGGGGCGGGGGCCACCCATGTGGGGGGGCTGTCGTTGCGAGGGGCGTTAGGGTTGGCGGCGGGGAGTCCGCTGCCGGTGGAATTAGAACCGGAAATGGGACGGGTGGCGCTGGAGTTGGGCCCGATCGGTTTTATGTTTTGGTATGGGATGCGTGTGGCGATCATTGGTGCATTATTGCTGACTTTTTTTGCGTTAAAACGGCGATTTTTGCGGGATTTAGCCTTGGCTGGAACGTTGATTCACTTGATTTTATTTATCAGTCAAATGGTGTTTCATAATACGTTCTCGTTGTATTACTGGTTTTACACCGGGTTTATTTTTATGTTGCCGTGGTTGGAACGGGTGGAGAATTGGCGAGAGCAACAGTTATGGTACGAGCAGCAACAACACTATGCCGATTGGTCTGATTCATCCTACGGGTAA